In the Triticum aestivum cultivar Chinese Spring chromosome 2B, IWGSC CS RefSeq v2.1, whole genome shotgun sequence genome, TTCGTTTGTCTGTTGTGGCGATGGCGTACGATCAGCGGGGGCTGAGAGgcgaggaggcagcggcggcggcggtgggggaggAGGAGATGCTCCGGCGCGGGCCGTGGACGGTGGAGGAGGACGTGCTCCTCGCCAACTACATCGCGGCCAACGGCGAGGGCCGGTGGAACGCGCTGGCGCGGCGCGCGGGGCTGAAGCGCACGGGCAAGAGCTGCCGCCTGCGGTGGCTCAACTACCTGCGGCCGGACCTGCGGCGCGGCGGCATGACGGCGGAGGAGCagctgctcgtcctcgagctgcaCGCGCGGTGGGGCAACCGGTGGTCCAAGATCGCGCAGCACCTCCCCGGCCGCACCGACAACGAGATCAAGAACTACTGGCGGACGCGGGTGCAGCGCCACGCCAAGCAGCTGCGGTGCGACGTCGGCAGCCAGCGGTTCAGGGACCTCGTGCGCGGCCTCTGGATCCCCCGCCTCCTCGAGCGCATCCACGCCGCCGCCAACAACTCCGGCGACGGCGACGTGATAGCGCAGGCCACGGCGGCCGCGCTGCCCGTCGCGGCGGACGGGCGGTGCTGGCCCGTCGACGAC is a window encoding:
- the LOC123040559 gene encoding transcription factor MYB2; protein product: MAYDQRGLRGEEAAAAAVGEEEMLRRGPWTVEEDVLLANYIAANGEGRWNALARRAGLKRTGKSCRLRWLNYLRPDLRRGGMTAEEQLLVLELHARWGNRWSKIAQHLPGRTDNEIKNYWRTRVQRHAKQLRCDVGSQRFRDLVRGLWIPRLLERIHAAANNSGDGDVIAQATAAALPVAADGRCWPVDDVFDLGPGAAADVELSCTTALSSSSSVSTDGCGVLQPLPAPAPMVATAESARGSVIISAAMHDTALWQPPQTHGGLMMTQEQQHHQQAESQPQLLGAETWWSDQTSLPAGLYADVGFPELEFGGETMWGACADDLWCTDMLGL